One Paramisgurnus dabryanus chromosome 9, PD_genome_1.1, whole genome shotgun sequence genomic window, CATCAGGGCGTACTCGGACTACTTCTCTGGTCTCCCCCTCGTTCTCCAAACATCTGTTTATTGCATATATAgtatataaattattttcattaaaataaaaacatttcagtgATGCTTAATaatagagcattgtgttagcagcgcaaaaggatATGGGTCTAATTCTCAGAGagcacacatactaataaaatgaaACGCCATGTAAGTTGctatggataaaagcatctgtcaaatgcataaatgaaaatataaagaaTACTTTTTAACAGACCTTTCATTGAGGCATCCAAGACTTCCTATTAAAGAAGAAATAGTGTCAGCAGAACTCTTGTAGATAGCAAAAAAATGTTACAGGAAAGCTACTGTACCTTGCTTTTCAATCATTGTCAAAATTCCCAGTAACAGAATGATGAACAACAATACGATCAAAGACACTATGAGTATTCTGACCTCTCCAGTGCTACTGAACACCACAGGTGCATCTGTCAAAAATAAATCACACAATCAGAAAAATACTAGTTTGTGAAGTGATCTTAATTCTTCTGTTTTAGTATAGTTTAATATCTACATTCTATACatcaattaaatatataaatataactaaATCTAGTGGTACTTTATAGTAACTGAACACATAAACTATTTAAATTCAAGCTTTACTCATGATTCATTTTAGAATACAGTGTtaggttttgttttgtttgtccTCTTCTATTTTTACCTGTTATGTGAAGGATGACTTCATTATTTCCATAGACCCACTTTTCCGGATACAAGTGTGTGTTCAACATCACAACACAACTGTATGTTCCAGCGTCATCCTTCCTGACCTTTCTGAGCGTGAATATTGCCATTGTCTCTTTTGGGTCCAAAATATTGACTATAGAGGTATTCGTTCCTTTTTTGATTAAAATCAAAAATCTGGTtctgtttgtgtttaaaaaCTTTGATGGTGTACAGGTGAACTCAGCATCACTTCCCTCTGGTACTTCAgactcaagtaaatgtatctcagcAGTCTTAGAGTCTGGGTAAAAATAAAGATCCTTTAGCTCAATGTATAATGTGCCagtgcaaaacaaaacaatcataagaaaaaaaaacatatcatCATGAGAACTCCCTGTACAAAGTTCAAGGGTTTTTTTTACCATGAAGAGCTCCAGTGCTGATGGATTTGCAAATCCACTGGACGCAGTTTGAGTGCTCACATGCACACTTTGTGCAAGAGGAAAGATATGCGATTGCATTAAAGATATTTAAGGTGTGTGCACACTCTTTGAGCGAGAGCGGAGAGAAATTAATCTGCGCTTATAAAAGTGCACGTCCAGTTTTGTACAATCGTAAATTAAATTCTTAAGGAGAGGGATACACGCTAATATTACATTACGCCATctacccctgtaaaactaatcccgtccgaatagggctttaaAACACTTTTAACAGATACcataataaagtttataaaatacaatctgcATAAACAAGTTGACAGTAAAATGCATGTGTTTACTGCTGTAGTTAATACATTTCAAGTGTTTTTCTAGTTTTGGGTGTGTGTTTATCTTTTTAGTTAATCCTTCACACACCTGCtgcttttattattttcagtAGAAGCTACTCTATTTATGCCTTACTGCACTGAAATTACTGAATTATTATGCACTGAATTATTttcttagtgtttttgtctGGTTTTCAGTATGAATATTGTCTTGGTTACGTATGCAACCATTGTTCCCTGAAGGAAAGGAATGAAGACGTCACATCATGACTGACATATTGGGAACACGCTTTGCATCTTGTGAGAGGCTAACAGACGATTTTTGCAACATCATCCGTCAAGGCTGAGAAGGAGTACCAACTGGAGGAGTATTTATGGCACTAAATTTGCTCCATAATGGCAACACTGTGTAGCACCAGAATGGTGCTGCAAGCCAACCCACGAGCCGGTGCACAGTGTGTTTCACTGGTTTGAGCAGAGAATACGAACACTACAGAATCTAGTGAATGTGTTAGGTGTTGCCCAGCCAGCAGCTTTACCAATGTCTGTCAGCGAGGAACCATGAGCTAATGCCCAAGATGATACAACACTTCTGGTAGAGTGAGCCTTTAAATTAAAGGGGCATGGGGTGACCTGCATTTGATAAGCAAGGGCGATGGTGTCAACAATCCagtgggacatcctctgcttggtgacagctttccctttatgctgaccaccataacagacaaagagctgatctgaggtcctgaAGCTTTGAGTTCGGTCCACGTACAACCACAGTGCGTGTacaggacataacaaagccatggctggatCTGCCTCCTAAGGGGGAaacgcttgcaagctcaccacctgacaCCTTGGGCATGTAGCCGGGCCGTGGTCTCAGTGTTATGCTGGAGTCAGCAGGCCCAAACTGAAGGCCAATGCAACCAGGAACAGAGTTTTCACTGAGAGAAACTTGACACTCATTGACTGCAAAGGGATTTAGCCATTGCGCACCCCTTAAACACCTAATaaccaggtcgtgctgacccactgacATACCGTTTATCGGAATATGCTGAGCTGATTTCGCAGCAATATCTACTTTAATGGTAGAGGGGGACAGCCTTCTTTCCAACCGATGCTGAAGATGAGAAAGCACAACGCTTATCAGGCATTCTCAGTAGATTTCTCATTGAGAAGAACATCACTCAATGAACAGGTCACATTTTACAATGTAAGCGTGTCTCTTGGACAGTGTTCACGttgcagcaatagtgttagataccacTTCCGGTAAATCACTCAGAACCTCCACTCCCTGTTTAGAGACCATACGTGGGGTTACACCGGTCGGGCATGGGTGCCACATTGTGCCcccagtatttttgtcttgttttcagtaaaaatatataaaatttcttaaattaagatgctttttcttgatgagcaaaattaccccaaaaaataagtctagtttttagaccaaaaatatcacatttaagtgattttgtgcataaaacaagcaaaaaatctgccaatggaataagctaatttttcttacatttttcttgaatttagtgtttaagaaaaatgttcaagatttttttgcttaccccaatGGTATCGTCTATACCATTCTTGGGGACGATgcattgaaaaatgcttttgtgGATCAACATCTTGAATGGcactctggagacctggagaagaAAGGGGAATTCGTTCTTTTGTGGGTGCTGGCTGAGCAGGGGGAACGTTAACTGTAACCAAGGATCCCCACCTGGCCCTCCTTCGGTGGGGGGTGGTGTcatcaccatctcccgaagaacGATCCCCTACATCTCCAGGTCGCACGTCTCAGGGCTACTTGGACCCTCATTTTCCACCTCGGAAAGCGGGCTGACAGGGCAGGGAAGACTGCTGACAGCCGGTTCCTCTCTTCTTCCAAAAAGTGGTCCGTGGGGTAGGAACAGGGGCAGCCACATCAGGGCGCCCTCTgtgagaggcagactgaggtgTCGGCGTAGACGGACCCGGTGAAAGCTTCTTCAGACGcagcatgatctgagcgatggccCTAGGCTGTTTTTGGGCAACCAAGAACTGTTGTGTGAGGTTCTCAAAGGTCTCGCACAACAGGCTGGcctgggaaaccggagcattcaggagctGGTTCTTGTCAACCTCTTTTATGTCCACCAGGCACAGCCAGAGATTGCATTCCTGGACCACCAAGGTGGACTAAACACATTAACTATTTAAAGTCAAGCTTTACTCGTGATTCATTTTAGAATACGGTGTctgattttgttttgtttgtcctcttctattgtttacctgtTATGTGAAGGTCGACATCATTATTTCCATAGACCAACTTTTCCGGATGAAAGATTGTGTTCAACATCACAACACAACTGTATGTTCCAGTGTCATCCTTCCTGACCTTTTTGAGCGTGAAAGTTGCCATTGTCTCCTTTGGGTCAAAAATATTAACTACAGAGACATTTGttccattttttattaaaattgccAAAATCAACTGTCTGGTCTGGGTTCTGTGTAAAGACTTTGATGGTGTACAGGTGAACTCAGCGTCACTTCCCTCTGGTACTTGAgactcaagtaaatgtatctcagcAGGAATTAAAGTCTTAGAATCTGAGTAAAAATAAAGATACTTTAGCTCAACGTATAATGTCTCAGTGCAATATAAAGTAATCATAAGAAAAAACATATCATGAAACTTATGTCATGTTTCATGGGTTACTGCAGAAAGGTAATTTATGTTATgtgcagggcttgacattaacacccGCTCATCCGCCAATTGTGGGTAGATTTTGCCTTTGTCGGGTAAGACAGCCACTCCCACTAGCAGTGTTGTGCCTGAACAAGTTAATTGAACAAAAGTTCATGAACTCTTTCATAATTTGGGCGAACGTGAACTGAACGTACTGTATAACTGCCTGAtgaacgttactgtgaactcgtTCATTCTGGTGCTTGTGAACGGCACGCgctctcagtttaacgtcgttcaatagggtgccagatttctataGAGTCTTCCAAGCGAAAACCCggctaaaacacactgtaaaaaggcCCTAATatgtagcggaaaaaacacccaatctggcaacaccagCGTTTCAcggctgcatgcgtcatcaaaacAACACTGACTCTGGACGCTGCTGAAATCCCTGCCGCGCCACGCACataatttaacattaaataacatcatatttgtcctaaacggttaacgattaacataggctgctaacgcatattctggatcttgaaatagactctgactaagctcacgctatttaacatGCACATgcggtgtgcaatacctgcaAGTGGTCATACACGCCATGCCTCGCAGCACTTCTCGcctggtgtgcgatccccttgaggcacccggctagcctttcaaggtatgtgcaagcaaatacataaattaaaagacagtcaatgctaatgtaaaccctggttggataaggatttaaagttggatatgaagataaaaatctgacgcatttagcttcagtgttaaaactgataaaataattgctgtctgtggttctatatgggctataatgacaataatttaaaaaaaataatatgggaaaaaagttcaaaactttgaaatatgaaaaatgaactcaactagttcattttaaaatttgtgaattGTGAACTGAAatagttcatgtagaaaatgAACTTTCCCGTcactagccactttggcaggttgaatataatttttttattgtagttttcttTAAAGCCATGGGAAATAATAAACAATGTGCAGTGCGAGGCTAcgctgcaaaaaaatgactttcttacttatttttttgtctaaaaatacCTAAAAATACTTTAAGATGTATCTACTTGATGAGCAAGAAAAAAGTCTGCACAGGCCGCTTGTCTCCATCTGAACCTCTGCTGGCCGTTGATCATGATGCTTAGAGTCAGAGGACGCACCAGCTGACTGGTTCCTTATTCCACCAAACACGTGGTGTACTTTCGAGCAGGATAAGAGagagcttctcagtagcagatagtCTGCCGGCTTGGTAAAAAAGCTGATtggtaaaaaaatttaaaaacaaaaacaagcaaatgtttcttgaattaagtgtttaaggataaagttcaagatttttttcttaccacagtggcagattgtttttgcttgttttaagcacaaattcacttacagtaaatgttatgtttttgtctaaaaactagacttattctCTTAgataattttgctcatcaagcaaatgtttattaatttaagacttgttagtatttttgtcttgttttcagtacaaatatctaagtaagaaagtcatttattGCTGTGTAAACTGCATGTTTTTCATGCAGCTAAATATATGCTATGATCTGTATTAATACAAAGTATGTACCAGATAATATATGTAGTCTCAATTTGGGTGTCaatctttaaaaagtaattttagcATGCCAAGTTATTTTAGTCGTATACAATGTAATTTTCCAACAACAAAATTGTGGTCAGTGAAAATGCTGAGTGGCTAGTAAATTTGAAaaatgcttaggttactcacgtaaccccggttccccgaaataacgggaacgagcattgcgtcagttgctgacgctatgggggaaactcccgtttatgattgaagcctattggttaacatctgtaaaaattacagacCTATGGTGTTCGAGCCCGCGAAAGGGGCGGGACTATGCCCTATAATAGTCCAGAAAAAGAGCGCCATGAACTCACTTGCATTCGACTGAAGCCCGTAGCCAAATGAAGCTCGCTGCGTAGGCGTTTGTAACACGGCCAGCTATGCAATGCTCATTCCcattatttcagggaaccggggttccgtgagtaacctaagcgttccctttcaatatgGTTCACTttgcattgcgtcagtttgctgacccTATGGGGGGAcataatcccatcacgccgtgcatacacaacggactgaagtgccttaccggagagacactgcatgtggccctatATCCGGtgtattcacagctttaaagtgtaagcaccatataaaatGTTAACACGCATACGGTGGGATTTTAAAGGCACCGGGAAGCatataacatagcacaagacggggAGATCACTAAGCGCACCGCGGGTGTGCGAGATTTAATTAAgttcagctcggggcgggacctttgcttagtcaaaacAGAAGTGgtcttatgaacagaatgccaagA contains:
- the LOC135746477 gene encoding uncharacterized protein isoform X1; amino-acid sequence: MVAVFLLVCISLKLFLQTQGQNIQKAKIYSISREITEGDNLEVTCSTFGYTTKSVYLYLCQNGKAIDMKKQCNHEDTVFRIQHIEKNKTGNYSCVFSEDCLKTTEVMEYGDNHIFINVTDSKTLIPAEIHLLESQVPEGSDAEFTCTPSKSLHRTQTRQLILAILIKNGTNVSVVNIFDPKETMATFTLKKVRKDDTGTYSCVVMLNTIFHPEKLVYGNNDVDLHITDSKTAEIHLLESEVPEGSDAEFTCTPSKFLNTNRTRFLILIKKGTNTSIVNILDPKETMAIFTLRKVRKDDAGTYSCVVMLNTHLYPEKWVYGNNEVILHITDAPVVFSSTGEVRILIVSLIVLLFIILLLGILTMIEKQGSLGCLNERCLENEGETREVVRVRPDGIYEDLHIYQNRETYTSSSCCHEAHHTTDSQAFLQHDAQPKSDQRPPAPATPV
- the LOC135746477 gene encoding uncharacterized protein isoform X2, coding for MVAVFLLVCISLKLFLQTQGQNIQKAKIYSISREITEGDNLEVTCSTFGYTTKSVYLYLCQNGKAIDMKKQCNHEDTVFRIQHIEKNKTGNYSCVFSEDCLKTTEVMEYGDNHIFINVTDSKTLIPAEIHLLESQVPEGSDAEFTCTPSKSLHRTQTRQLILAILIKNGTNVSVVNIFDPKETMATFTLKKVRKDDTGTYSCVVMLNTIFHPEKLVYGNNDVDLHITDSKTAEIHLLESEVPEGSDAEFTCTPSKFLNTNRTRFLILIKKGTNTSIVNILDPKETMAIFTLRKVRKDDAGTYSCVVMLNTHLYPEKWVYGNNEVILHITDAPVVFSSTGEVRILIVSLIVLLFIILLLGILTMIEKQGSLGCLNERCLENEGETREVVRVRPDDEDLHIYQNRETYTSSSCCHEAHHTTDSQAFLQHDAQPKSDQRPPAPATPV